The following are encoded together in the Pedobacter steynii genome:
- a CDS encoding lysophospholipid acyltransferase family protein, whose translation MKNNPLKKVIYDFSFLSVYFPVYLLGLLPLSVSNGTIGKVLYFFSYRVFRYRYSVVLQNLSRALPTKSYGEIQQISKEFYRHLSAMVIETTKLFSISSTQLLKKVEVTNVEMILEYYQQKRNIVAVLGHYGNWEYLNILPAYLPFPVNAIYKPLSNPVMGKLIHHIRTRFGMRLIPANQALRHLLKQKGQPQMSIFIADQFPGINEETKFDFLHQSTNMFNGAEKLSIATDAVVVYIDIKRKPDSCWEVGFSLITDSARQTREQQITRCFADKLQETITAQPAYWLWSHKRWKIAR comes from the coding sequence GTGAAGAATAATCCCCTGAAAAAAGTCATATATGACTTCTCCTTTCTATCCGTTTATTTTCCCGTTTACCTGCTTGGATTGCTTCCCTTATCGGTTTCAAATGGCACCATAGGCAAAGTACTTTATTTCTTTTCCTACCGTGTTTTCAGATACCGGTATAGTGTGGTCCTGCAAAATCTGTCGCGGGCATTACCTACAAAATCATATGGAGAGATTCAACAGATCTCAAAAGAATTTTACCGGCATTTATCTGCTATGGTTATAGAAACCACTAAACTATTTTCCATCAGCAGCACACAGCTGCTTAAGAAAGTAGAAGTGACCAATGTAGAAATGATCCTGGAGTACTATCAGCAAAAGCGGAATATTGTTGCCGTTCTGGGGCATTATGGAAATTGGGAATACCTGAATATCCTGCCAGCTTATCTGCCTTTTCCTGTCAATGCCATTTATAAGCCGCTCAGTAACCCTGTGATGGGCAAGCTTATTCATCACATCAGAACCCGGTTTGGGATGCGGCTAATCCCGGCAAATCAGGCATTGAGGCATCTGTTGAAACAGAAAGGTCAGCCCCAAATGTCCATTTTTATTGCAGACCAGTTTCCCGGAATAAATGAAGAAACCAAATTCGATTTCCTTCATCAGTCGACCAACATGTTCAACGGAGCCGAGAAACTCTCTATAGCTACCGATGCAGTGGTGGTTTATATTGATATAAAAAGAAAACCGGATAGCTGCTGGGAAGTAGGCTTTTCTCTCATTACGGATTCCGCCAGACAAACCCGGGAACAGCAGATTACCAGGTGTTTTGCCGATAAGCTTCAGGAAACCATTACCGCACAACCCGCCTATTGGCTGTGGTCGCACAAAAGGTGGAAAATTGCGCGTTAA
- a CDS encoding RagB/SusD family nutrient uptake outer membrane protein codes for MKKLHKIYLPLVVLVLSMGACKKEYLSTDPTNLVDNSAVFTTTTNAMTALNGIHRSLYMQYSRQEEGGQGSVNLSMDYMGNDLINTVSTTAYGVHKWITHRSANTLNNAYIYTFYYRIVQNANMIIDNIDAAEGPDADKKLIKGEALTYRAWAHFVLVQVFGKRYDKGASNTQAGVPLMINSVLDGGKPRASVEEIYAQVNKDLDAAIGLLAGASARPTKSHINLNVAKGIKARVALTQGLWAVAAQHATEARTGLNLMSNADYRAGFNNIENTEWMWGSKQVEDQTTYFYSFFAYMGTYSSSANRTNPKRINSALYNKIEDTDVRKLLWDPTGNNKDFPVPSGGSRSTYMQRKFTNAGTTSIGDVVNMRVAEMYLIEAEAKAHLAVEGNAAENINAQNALFTLAKNRNPSYVLSTNTGTALLEEILIQRRVELWGEGFGFFDLKRLNLPVDRTGGNATLALSGVLSVPAGGLEWQWSIPQAEIDSNPAIGPGGQNP; via the coding sequence ATGAAAAAGCTACACAAAATATATTTACCATTGGTAGTGCTCGTTTTGTCAATGGGCGCTTGTAAAAAAGAATATCTGAGTACAGATCCAACCAATCTGGTCGACAATAGTGCTGTATTTACCACCACAACAAATGCAATGACTGCGCTAAATGGAATCCACAGATCTCTGTACATGCAATACTCCAGACAGGAGGAAGGTGGACAAGGTTCTGTGAACCTGAGCATGGATTATATGGGTAATGACCTGATCAATACGGTAAGTACAACCGCTTACGGTGTTCATAAGTGGATCACTCACAGAAGTGCAAATACGCTGAATAACGCTTATATCTATACTTTCTATTATAGAATCGTCCAGAATGCCAATATGATTATTGACAATATTGATGCTGCGGAAGGGCCTGATGCGGATAAGAAACTGATTAAAGGAGAAGCTTTGACTTATCGTGCCTGGGCACACTTTGTACTGGTACAGGTTTTTGGAAAGCGTTATGATAAAGGTGCTTCCAACACCCAGGCTGGAGTGCCCCTGATGATCAATTCTGTACTTGACGGAGGAAAACCAAGAGCGTCTGTGGAAGAGATCTACGCACAGGTGAATAAAGACCTTGATGCGGCAATTGGCTTGCTTGCAGGTGCAAGTGCCAGGCCTACAAAATCACACATAAATCTTAATGTCGCTAAGGGAATTAAAGCAAGGGTTGCGTTAACTCAAGGGCTATGGGCCGTTGCAGCGCAGCATGCTACTGAGGCCAGAACAGGATTAAACCTGATGAGTAACGCGGATTACCGGGCTGGTTTCAATAATATTGAGAATACAGAGTGGATGTGGGGCAGCAAACAGGTAGAAGATCAGACTACTTATTTTTATTCCTTCTTTGCATATATGGGAACTTATAGCTCCAGCGCAAACAGGACAAACCCAAAACGAATCAACTCTGCATTGTACAATAAAATTGAGGACACGGATGTGCGTAAACTACTCTGGGATCCAACAGGAAACAATAAAGACTTCCCTGTGCCGAGTGGGGGTAGCAGATCAACCTACATGCAACGTAAATTCACTAATGCGGGTACGACCAGTATCGGAGATGTAGTGAACATGAGGGTAGCTGAAATGTACCTGATTGAAGCGGAAGCAAAAGCGCATCTGGCGGTAGAAGGAAACGCCGCTGAGAATATAAATGCACAGAATGCATTGTTTACACTGGCAAAAAACCGCAACCCATCTTATGTGTTGTCAACAAATACAGGTACGGCATTACTGGAAGAAATCCTGATCCAGAGAAGAGTTGAACTCTGGGGAGAAGGTTTTGGTTTCTTTGATTTGAAGCGTTTGAATTTGCCGGTCGACAGAACGGGAGGAAATGCAACACTTGCCTTGTCGGGAGTTTTATCTGTTCCTGCAGGCGGACTGGAATGGCAATGGTCTATTCCACAGGCGGAAATTGATTCCAATCCGGCAATAGGTCCGGGCGGACAAAACCCGTAA
- a CDS encoding TonB-dependent receptor, translated as MKLILILMSIGILHVSANGYAQRITLTEKNASLEKIINKIRTQSGYDFLGNTSLIRNAKPININVKGSTIEEVLQICFADQELTYSVNNNIVVIRRKTEEERARISLAAVAAIDVRGRVIDETGLPLGGASVKLKSGTKAVGTDASGNFLIKNVEKGAVLVISYIGYLPKEVKAAENLGDIQLEQDAKVLGDVLITVAYGTSTKAAYTGALARVGSEDLAKRPMTNVLTALAGAAPGIQVNAGSGQPGAGPSIRLRGSGSINASNDPLYVVDGVQYDGNIGNLNTEDIESISVLKDAASSALYGSSAANGVILITTKKGRANKEQLTIRAMQGVTSRGVPEYETVNAAQYYPLAWQAFRNSLVYPTGTTPGLSLDAANTMASNEIKSLLGNNPFNVDDKSIVGTDGLLNPNAQLKYADDLNWLDELKRVGSRGDYTMAVSGGSEKSDYYVSLGYLDEKGYIIRSDYNRINGRINVNSKPLSWFKTGLNITGNMTKSNQSDGDGTTNFVNPFYFSRNMGPIYPVYAHDPTTGELLYDEKGAKIYDTGNLFSSLGIPNRPSGASVGRHILQETLLNKNQIKRNVLGARAYGEVTFLKDFKFTTNLGVDVTNYFFSDYQNKIVGDGAPNGRARNTSTTTTSYTFEQLLNYSKKFDKHNIGVLLGHNNYDFGYKYLTGARNTQILDGNDELVNFATTTDLSSYTDDYKKEAVFGRFNYDFDSKYFFSASYRRDGSSKWGPGNKWGNFYAVGGAWIASQEEFMKDIKWLSHLKLRSSYGSLGNDGLASYYPDRPFYRLGYNNASEPGILLANVADPNLTWETNTQIDLAVEFGLFGNRLRGSFELFDRRSTDLLFEVPLPLSNGIGIGNGATYGSYISRNIGKMSNRGIEIQLGGDIIKSTGFNWDINVNWTLIRNKVTKMPNETPTLIDGTKQLSVGYSRYEFWLRQWAGVDPVDGAGLFQINPLNPSIPADTRSINGQDYTTNVNNALFAYSGTSLPKFDGSFTNTFRYKNLTLAVQMNYGVGGKSMDSNYQSLMSYSAYGGSLHVDALKSWQQIGDPSGIPRLDVGRSTVNNVTSTRFLIDASYIDLRSVNLSYAVPPVWIKSIGLSKVNVFATGENLFLISKRKGFDPRQNFNGTNSNNYTPSRIVSLGVNATF; from the coding sequence ATGAAGCTAATTCTAATACTGATGTCCATAGGAATACTTCATGTAAGTGCTAATGGATATGCTCAGCGCATTACGCTGACGGAGAAGAACGCCTCACTCGAAAAAATTATTAATAAAATAAGAACTCAAAGCGGTTATGATTTTTTGGGTAATACCAGCTTAATCCGCAATGCTAAGCCAATTAACATCAATGTGAAAGGCTCTACCATCGAGGAAGTGCTGCAAATCTGTTTTGCAGACCAGGAGCTGACCTATTCTGTGAATAATAACATTGTGGTGATCAGAAGAAAAACGGAAGAGGAACGTGCAAGGATTTCTTTAGCTGCAGTTGCTGCCATTGATGTTCGTGGCCGTGTGATTGATGAAACAGGCCTTCCTTTGGGCGGAGCTTCGGTTAAGTTAAAATCCGGAACCAAAGCTGTAGGGACAGATGCCTCAGGAAATTTCCTGATTAAAAATGTAGAAAAAGGAGCTGTTCTGGTGATCTCTTATATCGGTTACCTTCCAAAAGAAGTAAAAGCAGCAGAGAACCTTGGGGATATTCAACTGGAACAGGATGCAAAAGTGCTTGGAGATGTGTTGATTACTGTAGCTTATGGAACTTCTACAAAGGCAGCATATACAGGTGCCCTTGCAAGAGTAGGTTCTGAAGACCTGGCAAAAAGACCGATGACTAATGTGCTTACTGCCCTTGCGGGTGCTGCTCCTGGAATCCAGGTGAATGCGGGAAGTGGACAGCCGGGAGCCGGTCCTTCAATCAGGCTACGTGGTTCCGGTTCGATCAATGCCTCTAACGATCCTTTGTATGTGGTTGATGGAGTTCAGTATGACGGAAATATTGGTAACCTGAACACAGAAGACATCGAAAGTATCAGTGTCTTGAAAGATGCGGCTTCCTCGGCCTTATACGGTTCGAGTGCTGCGAATGGGGTGATTCTGATCACTACCAAAAAAGGGAGAGCAAATAAAGAACAATTAACCATACGGGCAATGCAGGGGGTAACTTCAAGAGGAGTACCGGAATATGAAACTGTAAATGCAGCTCAATACTACCCTCTGGCCTGGCAGGCCTTCAGAAACAGTCTGGTGTATCCTACAGGAACTACTCCGGGTCTTTCTTTAGATGCGGCCAATACCATGGCGAGTAATGAAATCAAAAGTTTATTAGGTAATAATCCTTTCAATGTGGACGATAAATCTATCGTTGGTACGGATGGTTTACTCAACCCAAATGCACAACTAAAATATGCGGATGATCTGAACTGGCTTGATGAACTTAAAAGAGTGGGTTCAAGAGGCGATTATACAATGGCGGTTAGCGGAGGTTCTGAGAAATCTGATTATTATGTTTCCCTGGGCTATCTGGATGAAAAAGGATACATCATCCGCTCTGATTACAACCGGATTAATGGAAGGATCAATGTGAATTCAAAACCACTCAGCTGGTTTAAAACCGGCTTGAATATTACAGGGAATATGACGAAATCCAATCAGTCAGATGGAGATGGTACCACTAATTTCGTAAATCCTTTCTATTTCTCCAGAAATATGGGGCCAATTTATCCCGTATATGCGCATGATCCAACAACAGGGGAACTTCTTTATGATGAAAAAGGAGCCAAAATCTATGATACTGGAAACCTGTTTTCTTCTTTGGGTATTCCTAACAGACCTTCAGGAGCAAGTGTGGGACGTCATATCCTTCAGGAGACCTTGTTGAATAAAAATCAGATTAAAAGAAACGTCCTTGGAGCAAGAGCTTATGGCGAAGTGACCTTCCTTAAAGATTTCAAATTTACGACGAACTTAGGTGTTGATGTGACGAATTATTTTTTCTCAGATTATCAGAATAAAATTGTCGGAGATGGCGCGCCGAACGGAAGAGCCAGAAATACCTCTACAACCACAACATCCTATACTTTTGAGCAGTTGTTAAATTACTCGAAGAAGTTTGATAAACACAATATCGGTGTGTTGTTGGGACATAACAATTATGATTTCGGATATAAGTACCTGACCGGTGCCAGAAATACTCAGATTCTGGATGGGAATGATGAACTGGTCAATTTTGCCACAACAACAGATCTTTCTTCTTATACCGATGATTATAAAAAAGAAGCGGTATTCGGAAGATTCAACTATGATTTCGACTCAAAGTATTTCTTCTCTGCCTCTTATAGAAGAGATGGTTCTTCTAAATGGGGACCCGGCAATAAGTGGGGGAATTTCTATGCAGTTGGTGGTGCCTGGATTGCCAGTCAGGAGGAATTTATGAAAGATATCAAATGGCTAAGTCATTTGAAGCTCAGGTCTTCTTACGGTTCATTGGGTAATGACGGTCTGGCTTCTTATTACCCGGATCGTCCGTTCTACAGATTAGGATATAATAATGCCTCAGAACCTGGGATATTATTAGCCAATGTTGCGGATCCGAACCTGACCTGGGAAACCAATACCCAGATAGATCTTGCAGTGGAGTTTGGCTTGTTCGGAAACAGGTTACGCGGTTCATTCGAACTGTTTGACAGACGTTCTACAGATTTGCTTTTTGAAGTTCCTTTGCCATTGTCTAATGGTATAGGTATCGGAAACGGAGCGACCTATGGAAGTTATATTTCCAGAAATATCGGGAAAATGAGCAATAGAGGTATAGAGATTCAGCTTGGTGGAGACATTATAAAGAGCACTGGCTTTAATTGGGATATCAATGTAAACTGGACACTGATCCGAAACAAGGTGACCAAAATGCCAAATGAAACGCCAACGCTGATTGATGGGACCAAACAGTTATCTGTAGGTTATTCCCGTTATGAATTCTGGTTACGCCAATGGGCAGGGGTAGATCCTGTTGATGGCGCTGGCTTATTCCAGATCAACCCATTGAACCCTTCTATTCCGGCAGATACAAGATCCATCAACGGACAGGATTATACCACAAATGTCAACAACGCGCTTTTTGCTTATTCCGGTACTTCATTGCCGAAGTTTGATGGAAGTTTTACCAATACGTTCAGGTACAAGAACCTGACACTGGCGGTGCAAATGAATTATGGTGTCGGAGGAAAATCAATGGATTCTAATTATCAGAGCCTGATGTCTTATAGCGCTTATGGTGGCTCTTTACATGTGGATGCATTGAAAAGCTGGCAGCAAATCGGGGACCCTTCTGGCATCCCAAGACTTGATGTAGGCAGATCTACGGTAAATAACGTGACTTCAACCCGCTTTCTGATTGACGCATCTTATATTGATTTGCGTTCTGTTAACTTGTCTTATGCGGTACCACCGGTATGGATTAAAAGTATTGGTCTGAGTAAAGTCAATGTTTTTGCTACGGGCGAAAACCTGTTCCTGATCTCTAAACGTAAAGGATTTGATCCAAGACAAAACTTCAATGGTACGAATTCAAATAATTACACGCCATCAAGAATTGTGAGTTTAGGCGTTAACGCAACATTTTAA
- a CDS encoding FecR family protein — translation MRKIDLDDLLNKYHQGNCSAEELALLETWYVQNRQPEHEISEQQILKAKYEVWENLRPDRSLHQSRRLWTRISAAAVVLISLSVGILFYFKDHTKANAEGNQDKFAKNDISPGGNKAYLTLANGKRIALTDAGTGQLADESGVKINKNAEGQIIYTIENTKSDALASLTAVNTIETPRGGQYQVLLPDGTKVWLNAASRLTYPVSFVHRDRTVELNGEAYFEVAKDEAHPFRVKSSGQEIEVLGTHFNVNSYKDEATVRTTLMEGSVRVSSGKGQAIVLSPGEQSNLRGKNIQVTQVNAEDVLDWKYGNFVFNDENLESILRKVARWYDVEIVYEMEPSESSLLGKVSRSKNISAILHAIEQTDQAHFKIEGRRIIVTK, via the coding sequence ATGCGAAAAATTGATTTAGATGATCTGCTGAATAAATACCATCAGGGCAATTGTAGTGCTGAAGAGCTGGCATTGCTGGAAACCTGGTATGTACAGAATAGGCAGCCTGAGCATGAAATTAGTGAGCAGCAGATTTTAAAAGCGAAATATGAGGTCTGGGAAAATTTAAGACCTGATCGTTCTCTTCATCAAAGTCGTCGTTTGTGGACCCGGATCTCTGCAGCAGCAGTGGTACTGATTAGTTTATCTGTCGGAATCTTATTTTATTTTAAAGATCATACGAAAGCCAACGCTGAGGGCAATCAGGATAAGTTCGCAAAAAATGACATCAGCCCGGGAGGCAATAAGGCCTATCTGACACTCGCCAATGGAAAAAGGATTGCCCTGACCGATGCAGGGACGGGACAGCTGGCGGATGAATCAGGAGTGAAAATCAACAAGAATGCAGAAGGACAGATTATCTATACCATAGAAAATACGAAAAGCGATGCTCTGGCCAGCCTTACGGCCGTCAATACCATTGAAACGCCCAGAGGCGGACAGTATCAGGTTTTGTTGCCTGATGGAACAAAGGTCTGGCTAAACGCAGCTTCCAGGCTAACTTATCCGGTTTCCTTTGTGCACAGAGACCGGACTGTAGAGCTGAACGGAGAGGCTTATTTCGAGGTGGCCAAGGATGAAGCTCATCCCTTCCGGGTGAAGAGCTCCGGCCAGGAAATAGAAGTTCTAGGTACCCATTTTAACGTGAATTCTTATAAAGATGAAGCTACGGTAAGGACTACCCTAATGGAAGGTTCCGTTCGGGTTTCTTCCGGAAAAGGTCAGGCAATTGTGCTTAGTCCGGGAGAACAAAGCAACCTTAGAGGAAAAAATATTCAGGTTACACAAGTGAACGCAGAAGATGTGTTGGACTGGAAATATGGAAACTTTGTCTTCAACGACGAAAACCTGGAAAGTATTTTAAGAAAGGTGGCCAGATGGTATGATGTGGAAATTGTTTACGAGATGGAACCATCAGAAAGCTCTCTTCTGGGTAAGGTTTCCCGTTCAAAAAACATCTCTGCCATACTCCATGCCATCGAACAAACAGATCAGGCACATTTCAAAATCGAAGGAAGGAGGATCATTGTGACGAAATAA
- a CDS encoding RNA polymerase sigma factor, whose protein sequence is MISYGDLPDSELTERLHSGDDRAFAELYERFFGVLYKHALNRLRDEDQAKDVVQELFEDLWNKKATLLIQNNLSNYLYTAVRNKVLKVIAHQHVVAAYAAKQSVYLQSEEGLTDHRVRERQLAAIIEKEVQSLPPKMKAVFELSRKHHYTYKEIAEQMDITEQSVRSHVKNALKILKIKFGLIFYFLMFFG, encoded by the coding sequence ATGATCTCTTACGGCGATCTTCCCGACAGTGAACTGACGGAACGGCTCCATTCAGGAGACGATCGTGCGTTTGCGGAATTGTATGAACGTTTCTTTGGAGTATTGTATAAACATGCCTTAAACCGATTGCGAGATGAGGACCAGGCAAAAGATGTGGTTCAGGAGCTATTTGAAGATTTATGGAATAAGAAAGCAACCCTTCTGATTCAAAACAATTTGTCGAATTACCTCTACACAGCAGTACGAAATAAAGTATTGAAGGTGATTGCCCATCAGCATGTAGTCGCAGCCTATGCGGCAAAACAAAGTGTCTATCTTCAATCAGAGGAGGGGCTTACCGACCATCGGGTCAGAGAACGGCAACTGGCGGCAATCATTGAAAAAGAAGTCCAGTCTCTACCGCCAAAGATGAAAGCAGTATTTGAGCTGAGCAGGAAACATCACTATACCTACAAAGAAATTGCCGAACAGATGGATATTACCGAACAATCGGTGCGTAGCCATGTTAAAAATGCCCTTAAAATCCTTAAAATTAAGTTTGGACTGATCTTTTATTTTCTGATGTTCTTTGGATAG
- a CDS encoding VOC family protein: protein MKISILLITAVLSLSSFHKSMAQTEKKQHAAVLNHIAVYVTDLEKSTEFYKSVFEFTQIPEPFHDGRHTWFSLGPAGQLHLIQGAKGKGNFDKNEHLCFSVDSIETFITKLKAKDIPYENWAGAAQSVTLRVDGIKQIYFQDPDGHWLEVNNDN from the coding sequence ATGAAAATATCAATCCTGCTCATTACGGCTGTGCTCAGCCTGAGCTCCTTCCATAAATCTATGGCACAAACTGAAAAAAAACAACATGCCGCTGTGCTGAACCACATTGCAGTATACGTAACTGACCTGGAGAAATCCACTGAGTTTTATAAAAGCGTTTTTGAATTTACGCAGATCCCGGAACCTTTTCATGATGGCCGCCACACCTGGTTTAGCCTGGGGCCTGCAGGGCAGCTTCATTTGATTCAGGGCGCAAAAGGCAAAGGAAACTTCGATAAAAATGAGCATTTGTGTTTTAGCGTGGATTCCATTGAAACCTTTATCACAAAACTTAAAGCCAAAGATATCCCCTATGAAAACTGGGCTGGTGCTGCTCAAAGCGTGACTTTAAGAGTGGATGGGATCAAGCAGATTTATTTCCAGGACCCTGATGGGCATTGGCTGGAAGTAAATAATGACAATTAA
- a CDS encoding GNAT family N-acetyltransferase — protein sequence MIIRKHEARDRSRIVELLKLNIPEYFSPNEEADLIDYLDHHADNYYVVELDGVIFGCGGFNLSEDGETGKLSWDFFHPESQGKGLGSALTKFRIQKIKEIEGIKTVSVRTSQLAHEFYAKFGLELREIVKDYWDKGFDLYRLDRDVNLI from the coding sequence ATGATCATAAGAAAACACGAAGCCAGGGACCGCAGCCGTATCGTTGAACTGTTGAAGCTGAACATACCCGAATATTTTTCTCCAAATGAAGAAGCCGATCTCATCGACTATCTGGATCACCATGCAGACAATTACTATGTGGTGGAACTGGATGGCGTTATTTTTGGTTGTGGCGGTTTTAACTTGTCAGAAGATGGAGAAACAGGAAAGTTATCCTGGGATTTCTTTCATCCGGAAAGTCAGGGTAAAGGCCTTGGATCTGCATTAACGAAATTCAGGATTCAAAAAATTAAAGAAATAGAAGGGATAAAGACAGTGTCGGTACGTACCTCTCAGTTGGCACATGAGTTCTATGCGAAATTTGGTCTTGAGCTTAGAGAAATTGTAAAGGATTATTGGGATAAAGGTTTTGATCTCTACCGTTTAGACCGCGATGTCAATTTGATTTAA
- a CDS encoding Crp/Fnr family transcriptional regulator has protein sequence MTGAKEIIKEHIAKTVTLTDEQYDYVFSHFKLKSYKKGQAIITAGDQVDCEYFVLDGCLKAFYINDDLKMFILQFAMPTWWASDYNALYSGAKATINVDCITDAEVLCLSSADREKLCSELHQVEYFFRWRTNKGYVAAQKRLLSFMNNDAKHRYEELLKMYPQLYNMVPKSLIAAYLGVSRETLSRLYQREK, from the coding sequence ATGACAGGAGCCAAAGAAATCATAAAGGAACATATTGCCAAAACCGTCACATTAACTGATGAGCAGTACGACTATGTCTTCTCCCATTTCAAATTAAAATCGTACAAAAAAGGACAGGCAATTATCACAGCCGGCGATCAGGTAGACTGCGAGTACTTTGTATTGGATGGCTGCCTGAAAGCATTTTATATCAATGATGACCTGAAAATGTTTATCCTTCAATTTGCTATGCCAACCTGGTGGGCCTCGGACTATAATGCTTTGTACAGCGGAGCAAAAGCCACCATAAATGTAGATTGTATTACCGATGCGGAGGTGCTTTGCCTATCCAGTGCCGACCGGGAAAAATTGTGCAGCGAGCTTCATCAGGTAGAATATTTTTTTCGTTGGCGCACCAATAAAGGCTATGTGGCCGCACAAAAACGCCTGCTTTCTTTTATGAATAACGATGCTAAACACCGTTATGAAGAGCTGTTAAAAATGTATCCGCAACTGTACAATATGGTTCCTAAAAGTTTGATCGCAGCTTATTTAGGCGTTTCAAGGGAAACACTCAGCCGCCTTTATCAGCGTGAAAAGTGA
- a CDS encoding YceI family protein encodes METQKFEIAGGQSNVDWIGRKVTGSHNGTIAIKKGELILNNGELTGGKIIIDTTTIKILDVTDPALNAQFYGHLASDDFFSSESYPEAVLLITSVSGTSIQGDLTIKGITHPIAFDAVLNVNGDTLVASGKLVVDRTKYEMRFRSGNFFKDLGDTLIYNDFDLNVTITAIAVKADALA; translated from the coding sequence ATGGAAACTCAAAAATTTGAAATCGCAGGCGGCCAAAGCAATGTTGATTGGATTGGCAGAAAGGTAACCGGTTCACATAATGGAACTATAGCCATTAAAAAAGGTGAATTAATTTTAAACAACGGTGAGCTTACCGGGGGCAAAATCATTATTGACACCACCACGATCAAAATACTGGACGTAACAGATCCAGCACTCAATGCCCAATTCTACGGCCACCTGGCTTCAGACGACTTCTTCTCATCAGAAAGCTACCCCGAAGCAGTTTTACTAATCACTTCAGTTTCCGGGACCAGCATTCAAGGCGACCTGACTATTAAGGGCATCACTCATCCTATAGCTTTTGATGCTGTCCTGAATGTAAACGGTGATACGCTTGTTGCATCCGGAAAGCTGGTCGTAGACCGCACCAAATACGAAATGAGATTTCGTTCGGGTAATTTCTTTAAAGACCTGGGTGACACCCTGATCTATAATGATTTTGACCTGAATGTAACGATCACTGCTATAGCTGTAAAAGCAGACGCTCTAGCCTAA
- a CDS encoding tautomerase family protein, translated as MPYVKIEVTREGVTREQKQALIKGVTDLMTEVLNKDPQLTFVVIQEYDLDNWGHAGEQVSVLREKGITAERKK; from the coding sequence ATGCCATACGTAAAAATAGAAGTGACCCGCGAAGGGGTTACCAGGGAGCAAAAGCAAGCCCTGATCAAAGGGGTAACTGACCTGATGACTGAAGTATTAAATAAAGACCCTCAATTAACCTTTGTAGTGATCCAGGAATATGACCTGGACAACTGGGGCCATGCCGGAGAGCAGGTATCTGTACTCAGGGAAAAAGGGATAACCGCTGAAAGAAAAAAATAA
- a CDS encoding SDR family NAD(P)-dependent oxidoreductase: protein MKKQTIIVTGASSGIGKEIARHFLLKGDHVVINSSTAEKLEEVYHELGAGENLAMVAGNVKDKSTGERILKSAMERFGSADVLVNNAGIYETKAFLEVDEAYLDRFLDTNLKGTFFTTQALIPQMLKQQSGVVINIGTPLVYHALGGAPSTAPISSKGAIHALTLQLAAEFGKNNIRVNTIAPGIIRTPMHGEHADSSAGIHLLNRVGEVEDIAEMVYTVAKSNFISGAIINVDGGMGAGHHLN, encoded by the coding sequence ATGAAAAAGCAAACCATCATCGTTACCGGTGCCTCATCCGGCATCGGCAAAGAAATAGCCCGTCACTTTTTATTGAAGGGTGACCATGTCGTCATTAATTCTTCTACCGCTGAAAAACTGGAAGAAGTTTACCATGAACTTGGTGCCGGGGAAAACCTGGCCATGGTAGCAGGCAATGTGAAAGATAAAAGCACAGGCGAGCGGATTTTAAAAAGCGCTATGGAAAGATTTGGTTCCGCAGACGTGCTGGTGAATAACGCAGGCATCTACGAAACCAAGGCATTCCTGGAAGTAGACGAAGCTTACCTCGACCGCTTTTTGGATACCAATCTGAAGGGAACCTTCTTTACTACACAAGCCCTTATTCCACAAATGTTGAAGCAGCAATCCGGAGTTGTGATCAATATCGGTACCCCTCTGGTTTATCATGCCCTGGGCGGCGCGCCCTCAACAGCACCAATTTCGAGCAAGGGTGCCATTCATGCCCTTACGCTACAGCTGGCGGCTGAGTTTGGTAAAAATAACATCCGTGTCAATACGATAGCACCTGGCATTATACGCACCCCAATGCATGGCGAGCATGCAGACAGCAGCGCTGGCATACACTTATTAAACCGTGTCGGCGAAGTAGAGGACATCGCTGAAATGGTCTATACGGTGGCCAAAAGCAACTTCATCAGCGGTGCCATTATTAATGTAGATGGAGGTATGGGCGCAGGACATCACCTAAACTGA